A section of the Bacillus sp. SM2101 genome encodes:
- the trxB gene encoding thioredoxin-disulfide reductase, which produces MAEDTIYDVVIIGAGPAGMTAAVYTSRANLSTIMVERGVPGGQMANTEDVENFPGFESILGPELSDKMFEHSKKFGAEYAYGDIKEIIDGEEYKTVVTSSKELKARAVIIATGAEYKKLGVPGENELGGRGVSYCAVCDGAFFKGKELVVVGGGDSAVEEGVYLTRYASKVTIVHRRDQLRAQQILQQRAFDNDKIDFIWNHTVKQVNEKDGKVGSVTLVDTQTGEEQEFNTDGVFIYIGLNPLSKPFANLGITNENGYIETNEQMETKIPGIFASGDIREKTVRQIVTATGDGSVAAQSAAHYIEELKEKSK; this is translated from the coding sequence ATGGCAGAAGATACAATTTACGATGTAGTAATTATTGGAGCAGGACCTGCTGGAATGACAGCAGCGGTATATACATCAAGAGCTAATTTGTCAACGATTATGGTGGAACGTGGTGTTCCTGGTGGTCAAATGGCGAACACTGAGGACGTTGAGAACTTTCCGGGATTTGAATCAATCTTAGGGCCAGAGCTATCTGATAAAATGTTCGAGCATTCGAAGAAATTTGGTGCTGAATATGCATATGGCGATATTAAGGAAATTATAGATGGTGAAGAGTATAAAACTGTGGTCACTAGTAGTAAGGAATTAAAAGCAAGAGCAGTTATTATTGCCACTGGTGCAGAATATAAAAAACTAGGCGTGCCTGGTGAAAATGAATTAGGTGGTCGAGGTGTATCATATTGCGCAGTTTGTGATGGAGCCTTTTTTAAAGGAAAAGAACTGGTTGTTGTAGGTGGTGGAGATTCTGCAGTAGAGGAAGGGGTATACCTAACTCGTTATGCATCTAAAGTGACGATTGTTCATCGTCGTGATCAGCTTCGAGCGCAACAAATACTACAACAGCGTGCATTTGATAATGACAAGATTGATTTTATTTGGAACCATACTGTGAAACAGGTTAATGAAAAAGACGGAAAAGTGGGTAGTGTGACACTAGTTGATACTCAAACAGGTGAGGAACAAGAATTTAATACTGATGGTGTGTTCATATACATCGGTTTAAATCCATTATCAAAACCGTTCGCAAACCTTGGTATTACGAATGAAAATGGATATATTGAAACGAATGAGCAGATGGAGACGAAGATTCCTGGTATTTTTGCATCAGGAGACATTCGAGAAAAAACTGTTCGACAAATCGTTACAGCTACTGGTGATGGAAGTGTTGCAGCCCAAAGTGCAGCGCATTATATTGAAGAGTTAAAAGAGAAATCGAAATAA
- a CDS encoding tetratricopeptide repeat protein, with translation MGKNSKQSAIIIPFQDDEKLFLKGKKAYRNSDLYKAKKYLSRAIQLKPNEPEYLCQMAIVLMENGEFQQSNIMLTNILENVDPTMVECSYFMANNYAHLGLFQMSRKYALEYLKQAPNGDFSEDTEDLLELLSIEYDVSTEAQDSEEDALILNQERARSLLEDGQFSEAIQLLNSMIKENPEFWSAYNNLALAHFYLGDLNRAIQTLDEVFDKNPGNLHALCNMVIFFYYHKEDELVKPLINKLEKVYPITVEHRYKLGATFALVGESKLAYKWLKQLYRQGFEGDGTYYYWLANAAYYSDHESFAKNIWKKVIELSPDRHGTEPWKVHIAHEVVKGANSLLKSENKYERLYGLFLVSQGGKVEPTGIYQENDQTKYTTFESEFAQYMTDKISQKGLNSHTGYIKNSYMILDHIFKSNKLSHVEMADLFNKACLVFDNGIIMKYELLNTQAWAAAIEYKWKKLLRKKVTQREVALKYDVSVKTVSKYGEFVNVLLQ, from the coding sequence CGGAGTATTTATGTCAAATGGCGATCGTTCTTATGGAGAATGGAGAGTTTCAGCAATCAAATATTATGTTAACTAATATATTGGAAAATGTAGACCCAACGATGGTGGAATGTTCATATTTTATGGCAAATAATTATGCTCACCTAGGGTTATTTCAAATGTCACGCAAATATGCGCTTGAGTATCTTAAACAAGCTCCAAATGGAGATTTTAGTGAAGATACTGAGGATCTACTCGAGCTGTTAAGTATTGAATATGATGTAAGCACAGAAGCGCAAGATAGTGAGGAAGATGCGCTCATCTTAAATCAAGAAAGAGCGCGAAGCTTGTTAGAAGATGGTCAGTTTTCAGAAGCTATACAATTATTAAACTCTATGATTAAGGAAAACCCTGAATTTTGGTCAGCTTATAATAATTTAGCGTTAGCCCATTTCTACTTAGGCGATTTAAATCGTGCTATACAAACCCTTGACGAGGTTTTTGATAAAAACCCTGGGAATCTACACGCGCTTTGTAATATGGTTATCTTCTTTTATTACCATAAAGAAGATGAGCTTGTTAAGCCACTTATCAATAAACTTGAAAAAGTATACCCAATCACGGTTGAGCATCGCTACAAGCTTGGAGCGACCTTTGCGCTAGTAGGAGAGTCAAAGCTAGCGTACAAGTGGTTAAAACAGCTTTATAGACAAGGGTTTGAAGGTGATGGCACGTATTATTATTGGCTAGCAAATGCCGCGTATTACTCTGATCACGAAAGCTTTGCAAAGAATATATGGAAAAAAGTTATTGAACTCAGTCCAGATAGGCACGGCACAGAGCCTTGGAAAGTTCATATTGCTCATGAGGTTGTTAAAGGTGCAAACTCACTATTGAAGAGTGAAAATAAATATGAACGATTGTATGGTTTGTTTTTAGTTAGTCAAGGAGGTAAAGTTGAACCAACTGGGATTTATCAAGAAAATGATCAAACAAAATATACAACATTTGAAAGTGAGTTTGCTCAATATATGACTGATAAAATTAGCCAGAAGGGATTAAATAGTCATACAGGCTACATTAAGAATTCATACATGATATTGGATCATATTTTTAAAAGTAATAAACTGAGTCATGTAGAAATGGCTGACCTTTTCAACAAGGCATGCTTAGTATTTGATAATGGAATAATTATGAAATATGAACTTTTGAATACACAAGCTTGGGCTGCAGCAATTGAATATAAATGGAAAAAGTTATTACGTAAAAAAGTTACTCAACGAGAGGTTGCCTTAAAATATGATGTTTCGGTAAAAACTGTTTCAAAATATGGTGAATTTGTGAATGTTCTTCTTCAGTGA